In the genome of Acidobacteriota bacterium, the window CTTCGCCAAGCTCGACCGCCTCGTCCCACGCCTGCCTGGCGCCGTTGTAGAGGTCGTCCGGCACGTGCTTCTGGTCGATGTCCTTGATCGCGTCGCGGTGCTTGCGCATGACGCGCAGGAACGGCTCGCGGTTGATGTCGTAGCCGGCGAACGGACCGCCGTGGTCACGGGCGATCCGCGCCGACTGGGCGTAGGCCTCGCCGGTCATCACCGCCGTCAGGGCGCCGGCGTAGTCGCGGCCGGCATCGCTGTCGTAGGGCAGGCCGCGCGACATCAGCAGCGCGCCCAGGTTGGCGTAGCCGAGGCCGAGCGGACGGAAGGCGTGGCTGTTCTTGGCAATCGCCGGAGTCGGATAGCTGGAGTTGTCGACCAGGATCTCCTGCGCGGTGATCATGGTGCGGCACGCCGCGCGATACGCCTCGACGTCGAACTCGCCATCGTCCTTGACGAAGGTCATCAGGTTCAGCGACGACAGGTTGCAGGCCGAGTCGTCCAGGAACATGTACTCCGAGCACGGGTTGCTCGCGTTGATGCGGGCCGTGTTCGGGCTGGTGTGCCATTCGTTGACGGTGGTGTCGAACTGCATGCCGGGATCGCCACAGACCCAGGTGCCTTCGGCGATCAGGCGCATCAAGTCACGCGCCTTGTAGGTGTCCATCACCTCGCCGGTGGTCACGGCCCTGGTCTGCCACAGGCCATCGTCCAGCACCGCGCGCATGAACTCGTCGGTCACGCGAACCGAATTGTTCGAGTTCTGGAAGAACACCGAGCCGTAGGCGGTCCCCGTGAACGAGCCGTCGTAGCCGGCGTCGATCAGCGCCCACGCCTTCTTCTCTTCCTCGACCTTGCAGCTGATGAAGTCGACGATGTCGGGATGCTCGGCGTTCAAGATGACCATCTTGGCGGCGCGGCGCGTCTTGCCGCCCGACTTGATCACGCCCGCGAACGCGTCGAACCCCTTCATGAACGATACCGGCCCCGACGCCGTGCCGCCGCCGGCCAGCAGTTCCTTCGACGAACGGATCGCCGAGAGATTGCTGCCCGTACCGGAGCCGAACTTGAACAGCATGCCCTCGGTCTTGGCCAGGCCAAGAATCGAGTCCATGGTGTCGTCGACCGCGTTGATGAAGCACGCCGAGCACTGCGGCGCCTTCTCAAAGCCGCAGTTGAACCACACGGGGCTGTTGAAAGCCGCCTTCTGGTGCACCAGCAGGAACTTCAAGTCGTCACTGAACGCCTGCAGCGCCGCGTCCGAGGCGAAGTACTTCTGCTTGCGCGCCCAGGCGGTAATGGTGTCGACAACCCGGCCAATGAGCTGCTTGACCGATTGCTCGCGCTCGGGCGAGCCGATATGCCCCCGGAAGTATTTTGAGACAACGATGTTGGTGGCCTGTTGCGACCACGACTTCGGGATCTCGACGTCCCGCTGTTCGAAAACAACGGTGCCCTTCTCGTTGCCGATGATGGCGTCGCGCAGCTCCCATTCGACCAGGTCGAACGGATCGCTGCCGGCGGCCGTGAAATAGCGCGGAAACTCCAGACCGGGGGAGGCCTGAGACTTTCTGCTTCGTGCTGACTCTGTCGGTTCAACGTTGCCCGACGACGAGCTTGCGGTCTGTCCCGCGGGTGATGCTGACAGACCCTT includes:
- a CDS encoding vitamin B12-dependent ribonucleotide reductase; translation: MQEGASQKGLSASPAGQTASSSSGNVEPTESARSRKSQASPGLEFPRYFTAAGSDPFDLVEWELRDAIIGNEKGTVVFEQRDVEIPKSWSQQATNIVVSKYFRGHIGSPEREQSVKQLIGRVVDTITAWARKQKYFASDAALQAFSDDLKFLLVHQKAAFNSPVWFNCGFEKAPQCSACFINAVDDTMDSILGLAKTEGMLFKFGSGTGSNLSAIRSSKELLAGGGTASGPVSFMKGFDAFAGVIKSGGKTRRAAKMVILNAEHPDIVDFISCKVEEEKKAWALIDAGYDGSFTGTAYGSVFFQNSNNSVRVTDEFMRAVLDDGLWQTRAVTTGEVMDTYKARDLMRLIAEGTWVCGDPGMQFDTTVNEWHTSPNTARINASNPCSEYMFLDDSACNLSSLNLMTFVKDDGEFDVEAYRAACRTMITAQEILVDNSSYPTPAIAKNSHAFRPLGLGYANLGALLMSRGLPYDSDAGRDYAGALTAVMTGEAYAQSARIARDHGGPFAGYDINREPFLRVMRKHRDAIKDIDQKHVPDDLYNGARQAWDEAVELGEDFGYRNAQATVLAPTGTIGFMMDCDTTGVEPDIALVKYKKLVGGGMMKIVNQTVPPALKKLGYTASQIADIIKHIDEQETIEGAPHLLERDLPVFDCAFKASKGERSIHYMGHIKMMGATQPFISGAISKTVNVPKDASVEDIEQAYLESWRLGAKAVSIYRDGSKRTQPLNTSKAAIDAKGVVISQQTTDAVKAAVAAALAQKAPARRKLPDERQAITHKFDIAGHEGYITVGLFEDGMPGEIFLVMAKEGSTISGFADAFAQAISYALQYGVPLQALVDKFSHVRFEPSGMTKNADVRFAKSIVDYIFRWMASKFLSAEAQFNAGVNNRDDAAGSYAAEPAAVPAPKVTASPTATVSTTGVIVPQTHQFAAMQNQEDAPPCTTCGSIMVRSGACYKCSNCGTTSGCA